The Girardinichthys multiradiatus isolate DD_20200921_A chromosome 7, DD_fGirMul_XY1, whole genome shotgun sequence region AGTCATGTCATTAATGATTTCTATTGCTAATTTTGTTGCCTTAATGGTTACCTGTGGTTGTTTCTGTGTACCATGCATCAGGGCTCTGATGGTTCGCTTCATCACTGCCACAATTGAGAAGGGGAGTGCTGAATCTAAACCTCCTACTTATCAGCTGTCTGCTTTGACGGACGGACTCTATGTGGAGTGATCTCTTTGTGGAgatcaaaagggggaattgtggaaatatgaaggccttattattagtagctaaaACTAAGATATTTTTGGAActctgctgcttatagattgatttttattaggaattttagttatgcttttgatagttagaaaaaaccttaacagtagcctctagttataacacaatgagtgttcattattcaaggttaaggcttgcaggtgttttctgtctgtattgtgagaagccggcagtgtattGGGGAGGGATGGTACTCCTCTCTGTGCTGACCGAAACTTCTGATAACTATTCcaccctgaagattcctgaagatgtgtgggaaacaattctttaattaaatgatgaaatgtatctctgtttctttaatactgttgctggggagacatccacagacagaatgattgtgtatgtgtactgctttgcagcgtggggtataaaatgtaatgtaatgcagcccccagtgagacaacacacagacgtttccaggtatcagtgtaagtgtgatgtctccaCTCTGAATTCAgactggttttaataaacttgtggaaactacaactgatctctgactgaggactGTCCTTTGGAGTGCAGAATAAAAAGAGtcaatgagaggtgaggagtaacgtaagagttaacggacggccagtaaagttttcctacctcgacattagcttgtgaaagtaaatctgtggGTCTTCTTTTTGGcattcagacaacaattctgagtgacAGACaggacacatttaaaaaataaataaataaaacagtgtgGGATTGTGATTTTTGAGCTACTAGCACAAGAACTAATAATTATATCTAATAATGATGATGAACTGAGATCTGtcaactcaagaaaaaaaacaaaaacgaggAAGGGTCTTTTTCTCGGAAAATCCTCTGTTGGATTTTGCACGCCTGGATTGCAGACTGCAATAGTCCAAGTCGTTGGGATAGATGAGAAATCTGCTGGTTGCACAGACAGCTAGATTTCAAGCTTTATCAAGCTCTTCTTTGAAGGATTGCTGAGAAAAGAAATGTTAACTTGTCCTGCAAGTTGTGACTGACTCAAATGTGCTTCTGTTGCGTCAAGCTAACTCAAAAAGTGATCATGTTCTGCAGGCTATCTGCCTTTGCTGTGACATTAGAGCTGCAATGGATGCTGGGAGGTGTAGTTACAGTCCACCTCGTGGCAAGATGATCCCAACACGATGTATAGCTTAAGTGCTTAAGCTCCTGAACATTTTTTAGTTTGATATGGAGAACCAGTTTGTGTCATCAGCTAATATCAACCAGTTTACATCTAGTCGGGCAAGAAATTTGTAAGCAGGGATTTGCACTGTAACTAGAGGCTCACACAATGAAAACCATGGTTATTATTAGGGCTGCATAACATATCTCGAATATATGGTTTTTGCAATAAAAGTGTGCAGAATATTCATATCACAAAGGACTGCTTAGAATGGAATAATTGTTAACTAATATATATGAAGAATTTTGAAGTTGTATTTTTCATGCGATATTTATCCAGTAGGACAGAATCTCATGGCAGCAAAAGCTCATACCAGGCACAAATGACATTGTCAAAAATGCTAAAGGTTACATAGAGTAGGAAGTACAGATTATAaagggagaagaaaaaaaaaagacatgtatTGCACCTGATATCATCCTcacaataattaataattaacaaataTCGCTATTGCAAGATTTTCTAATATTATGCAGCTCTAGTCATTATTACTATCAAGTTTATAATTTTCCATTGTAATTATTGGTAAGAACTACTGGCCACACACTTAGAAATCAATTACATGTCTGTAAGTGCCACTGCAGTGCGCCTAAATTGAACAGATACCCAGCTTGCCTAAAAGAATATAATTTACTACTACTAAAgatgtttttacacatttgttttcATGGGCTGACAAAATTTTCAGGCAGTTTAAAGTTTTGTAAAACAGATGCCCAGATCATGTCTGAGAAAGTATTTTCATTAGGCATTGGGCTAACTGCAGGTCCTGAAATCCACAACCATGCTTTTATGTCACAGGAACTGacatgtcattacacaaatggCCAGTCAAACATCAGAGTAATGCGAGACAGTCAAAAAGCTAACCTGTCGGTGATAAATGAAACATAGGGTCCCCGCAAATGGTGCGGTCTCTCTCCAGATCTTGACCCCTGCTGCTGGTCACTGGTTGATGCACTGTTGTTCATAGTAGTCAGTGATGCACATAATCAGAGCAGCAAGTATCCGTCTCCACCATGTCTGTGTCCAAAGGTCTCATCTGGCATACCAAAGCTGGACAGAAAGGAATCAGAGCCACTATCATAAAATACAATTGACAACTAAATTTTCAGTTTGATTATTTTCTGCTTCAAGTTATATGAATTGAAAATAGATTGACTAATTTAACAATAGTAAGGAAGGGTGTAGTGCTTTCAACACAACCCTTCCTTAAAAATGTTTCCATGATATTTTTCGTTATATTTTAGGGGAGAAACCTGGAGTTAGGGCTGCCGGGTAAAAccgttgttagcactgttgcctggTGGCAGGAAGGAATCCAGCCTGtggtctttaaaaaatatgggCTAATTTTTCATCCAAAATTTCccttaagtgtgtgtgtgtttatgtgtatggttggttgccctgtgatagactgatTACCTAGCCAGTGTTTTTCACCAACCCAGACATGGGTTGTAGGTGGGATTTTAGAGTTGGCATCCAGATGGGGTCTTTGAGGCTTTAAGGCTGGCCAGACCAATGTATTCTCGCTGCTTGCGCTACTTTACCTACAGCTGTTCCCCTGACCCGGCTGGAGAGCACATGACTGGCAAGGTGTTTGCTGTCAATCTCCATGCAACAAGCCAATGCAAAACCTGTACTGTTATCATCCAATTGTATTGCCCTTCTGAACCTTCAGCAACAAATCTTCCTCTCTTAAGGAGCTTTACATCTGAAAAacaattttcattttgttgtttctcACAGAAACATACAAGAATGTTGACTATTAATAACCTGAACTGTGCCCTGCTAACTGCCTATTGGTGTTACCCTTTCAGGTTGACACTGGGAAGGATTCCTGCTGCAGATCAATTATCAAGATGGAGAATGTTTTAATTCCTGAGGATTTTCATATTGATTATGTCTCCTCAAACTCAACAGCTGAAATGTTATCCTTGACTTGTTCTTTTAGCTTTGTCCAACATTTTTCTGTACCAACTCACCGAAACGGCCAAACCTTTAACCTCTATTTTTCGTCAGGCCTCAACATTACTAATGTGAAGAATGTGCATAAGAGTGATTGTATTTGTGCTTTTTATGACATTAACTTTACATCTAAGCAAATACATCTGAAATAAAAACTCATAAAGACACCTGAGATTGAAGGTTTTTCTATTGGATATGTAAACACTCTTATCCATTGCTTTAACACAGAATACACATCAATTGTGGATCAACTggcccctttaaataaagtggtATCCCACAGAAATAGTAATTCCATTGGCGAGTCTACTCGGAACTTTAGGAGTTTGTCGCAAAGTTGAACAAATATGGAAGAAAATTGAACTTAAAGTGCACAGGCTTCATCTTAGAGATATAATGTCTATCTATTTTCAGCCAGGATAGCTGACAGAACATGGAGCAGAAGCATAAGATGTTTCTGAGAAAGTAAATAGGGTCTGGCCGGACTGCAGGTACTACGTCCTGTGCCAACCAGAATGCAGCTTCCAATTAAGTTAGGATGGTGAGTATAAAATGAACCAAAACAAAGCACATTGTGTTTTACTGTCTTCTCTATATttaacaggatttgcaaatcattgttttctgtttctttttgttttatacaaCGTCCCAATTTAATTGAAACTGGGGCTTTAgttagatatatatattttttttgtgtttatgtcaTTTCTTTACCTAAATTATCAAGATGCATAACATTCAAGTAACATAACTGTAAGGTGGAAGGAACAaagtagttttttgtttttttttaacaaaactctgaaaagtgtAGCCTGAATATCTATTCTGCCACTTTTACCCATACATAAAActtgcaaccaattgccttcagaactaATATAATCAGAAAAATAGATTCCAACTGTGTGTCCGTTGATTACAGTATGAATCCACCTCTTCCATGATGGTGTTAGGTGGTTAGTTTGGAGAACTTCAGTAAACAGAAGACCGGGGAATACTGCAGACAGGTCAAGGTAGAGGTTAtgcagatgtttaaagcagggctaagttagaaaatattttcccaagCTTTTGCCAACTGACTGAtatagatcaaaacatattcaaatgTAAGAATGGTCCAGTGacagtccagacctaaatccaatttagaatcTTACCCAAGACTTGACAATTGATGTTAACACAATCTCCCCATACATTCTGGCAAAGCTTGTGCTatcttgcaaagaagaatgagcaaataTGTTGGtctctagatatgcaaagctggtagagacaaacacaaacagactgAAGCTGTAAGTGCAAATAAAAgtgacaacacaaagtattacACGTCCATAATAGCTGTGCAAACCACATTTTTTCCCACTTTATAATTATACACATACActtaagtgaaaataaaattaattaaagtttGAGATaacaatgtgagaaaatgtgaaagtttGACAGTGTGTGAATACTGTATTTATACGTGTCAGGATATGTTGATGCCAGGTGTAAACGGACTCACAAAACtattaatgtatttaaaagGGCTTTTAAGTGTTCAGATTCCAGAGGAAtctatttaatctaataaatttaCCATCTGTGAATGGGATAAGATACTCAGCAATCTGCTTTTACAATGTAAAACAGAATAATGAGCTCCGTGGTGAATTAATCTACTTCATGACCTGAAATGACGCTTTTTGACGGTGTGGAAAGGTTAGCACTTGGCCTCGTCGCCAGTGAAACGATAAAAGCTAATAGGCGGAGAGGTTCTGACACAACTCTGGCCTCCTAGTTGTGTATCAGCTAGCTGCTGATCGGCAAACAGCCTCAGCACTTTTTTTCACCACCACCTGCTTCATGTAAAACAGTAAGAATATTGCCATGCGGTTGTCATGATAAGCTAGTTAATGTTGAAGAAAGTGGACGGGTTACATATAACACAGCTCGCTACTGGAGGCATTTTTTAACTTAACCCCTCATAGAAAACTGGATGAGGTTAAACCTACTTCTTACCTTATTCTATCCCGGAAGTTCGTACAACATATGGCAAAGATCTTTACAAAGACTCACTTCGTTATTAAAGAAAGTTGACGGCAGTTTTTAAGATTTCTGCTACTCCCTTCACTGCGGCGACTTCCGGCTTATCGACACCCATGACGCAACTACGTTATGCAAAGCAAGCGTGTCACGTAAGCGCATTTTGACAATCCTTAATAAATTCAAAAGAAAATCCCAGAGGGCCGGCTGGTTAGTTGAACGAGCAGGCGCCCCATGTGTGCAGGCTTTAGTCCTGGTTTCGATTCCCGGTCGCGGGCCATTTGCTGTACGCCTTGTCTCTCCACCTTTAGGGttaaataaaggtcactagtgcTGAAGTGGTCCTTTAAAAAAgtctaaaataaaaaggaaatttcTAGAGAAACTTGACTTGCTTAATCAGTTACATTCAAATATCAGAAGTTCACATCAGCACAGAAAGTATACTATGCATGTTAGAATACTCACTTTTAGGCTGCCTGAAAGCTGTTTTGGCTGTGTTTCCATCATCAGTCCCATGTGACAGTCACTTAACCCCAGTAATTAAGAGGATCAAGGAAGGCTTGTAGGGAGGGTGGGTGCTTGCAGGTTTTTCAATTAGTAGTCAATGGCCACTTTGAGGCTCCTGACATAGTCGGGGAAGAGGGAGGAACAGTATATCATACTTCCCTTGTTGACTCTGGGGGCCTCTTCATTATCAGGCAATTGTCAGCTCTGTCAATGTAAATGTGAAAGTTGGGATATGGATTGGATGTAGATGACGATGATGATGGTGGGGTGGAGTCAGGTCTAGGTTGTAAATGTCATCGTCACTGGACCACTGAAGTCCTTGACTCCAAAATAATAGTCCTTGTGACCTCTCTGAGGTCTCTAGTAACACCGAACCCCTCCCTCTATCCTCCATCTGCCACACCCCAGACAGCCCTGATGGTGAGGAGACCCTGTCTCTCTCAATTAAGGCAGAGGCATGAAATGGGAGCAACAGAAGGAAATGGCTGCTCCTCATTTGTTTCAATATATTTCTCATATCATTTTAAGTTTTGAAGCAATGATGTCCCTAGGGCTGCCAGAAAGCGAAACAGTTTAAAGTCTAGCAAAGATTACACAAATAACTACAGCTAAAAGTCGTTTTTATGTTACTTAGGAAATTGTTCCAAATTAAAATACAGATTATTTTCAACTTAGTTCTTGTTGTCGGCAAAGTACAAAAAGGTGTAAAATGCTGTAAAGTGTGTGGCATTTTCTCTCTGTCATGCACTTGTGCATGACATGCATCCTACTCATTGCTGCCTTGTCTCTTCAACAGCTTGGGGAATAGTCAAGCTCATTCAGACAAGCTGACTGAAGGCAAAACAAAGATATAAGCCACAGAGCTCAGGTAGCTCTCCAGTGCCAGCACACTGATTTACCACAACAATGGAACTTGCAGGACGGACACTGTGGCATCACAGGTGTCAGATTAATGAACCTAAGTTACAATGGAAAGTCAAATGATTCCTGATGAGAACTCACAGGTGAGCTGATAACATTTTGAAGCCACATAAGTAGAATAACATTTACGTTTAGCCACGGAATCaatcaggaaaataaaaaatgctaaatttcTTGTTTCGCTGCAGGGGGAGGGGTTAGAAGCTCTCATCAGCAGACAGTCTAAAAGTCAATATCACTGCACAACTGTTTGAGACTGGGAGGGTAAAATGGTAATTAACAACTGCTGCCTGCAAGAAACCTATGAAAGCGTATGTGTGGCATGTAGGCTAATCATGACAAAGGTTGGTATTTCCCTTGTGAGTAAGTCTGCAGAATAATGATTACAGACTGGTGAGTGTGTCCACCATCACACATAATGCTGTGATTCTAATGCAAATCAAAGCTGCTGCACCCTCAAATAAATCTATCCTTCTGAGACAGGAGAAAATATAATGGTCAGCTAATTTGTAATTAGCCACAGCTATTCATAGAGCGTGGAAAGCCTGGTGTTAGACCACCATCTCCTGGGCTCAGACTGCaacaattaataaaatgttaaatgaataaaatatacaatatacaaacaCAATTTGATTTAGTCTCAGTTGGATGTTTTCTGCCCTGTTTTATCGCTGTAATCAATACTAAATTACACTATGCCTCAGCCCGGGaggactgttgccttgcagcaagaagatccttgGTTCAAATCCTAGcgtggggtctttctgcatggagtttgtatgttctctccTGTGTATggatgggttctctccaggcaCTCCGGCTCGAAAACATGACTGCTACATggctggtctctctaaattgcccttaagtatGTGGGTGTGTAGATGGTTGTCTGTGCCAtgcgtgtctctgtgttgccctgtcaTGACCAGACCCCCCTCAGCACACACAGCTCTGCAAAGACAAGCGATGGATGCAAGGTATAGAAGAGGTATAAGATGGATAAAATCCCCTGTCTCCAACCCCACCCCCAAACTCAATCTCTCCACCCACACATCCCTCCTCTTTCTTTTCATTCCAAGGAAGGATACAAGACAGAAGCAGCTGAGGCCCGGTTCTGCTCAGCTGCACACGTAGTACAGGTTAATGGAAGGGAGGAGAGAGGGAGCTCAGGCTGCTGCTGATTGGTTAACCAGTGACATGCAGCTTCTTCACAGTCAAATCAAATCTGTCACTGTTAATCAAGAACCATCTATTAACAGCCAGCTAGGACTATCAGAGGTGAGCCCATTGCTTTTCAGAATGAAACCGATGATAAATCATTTGTACATAATTAGTGCTCAGCAAGGTTAAAACTGACACATATTTTCATcttaattaagaggaaaatttGTTCCATTAATTAAATTTGGCGAGCTTGAGTAGCTTCGCACCTAACCAAGTTAATATCTCACCTGTCAGGGTGGAAATGGACATGGGCCTTGGATTACACAAGAAAATGGTCTCTTTTATTCTTTTCACCCTTGAAACTCAGCTCTATTTCAGCCTTTGCAGCTGTCATCTGTTTGAATGTGAACTTGTCTGATCATGTTGGAGATGCAaagattatttctgtttttattccacAAAGCTGTATAGAGCTCTAGTAATTGGTCTGAAGAAGTGGTTCAGTAGAGAGCAAAGTGAAGAATGACTGGTTCTGTAAATGGAACACTTCTAATGGAATTCTCTATTTTCTCTTGGGCATTCAGGTTGACAATCATTACACGAACCTATGCATTATCTATTATTGCATCCTGCCCACCTTAAAAGAGTGTCTATCAGGTGCCAAAGTATCCATTCTCACCCATGTGTAAAGACTTTTCTTTTCAACACTCCTGTATGTTCTGAAAGTAGCTGTGAGCAGGAGCTATGGAACAGAGAGGGAAATCAACACCCTATCACAAAGTGCTGCTTTTAGACATGTCAACTACAACCTATCACCCCATTCATGGCATCAGAAACTTGAacctgtattcacaaagaatcgtAACAGTAAAAGTAGCTCCCAGTGAcatcattttaagaaaaatctaaaaatagtatgatttttcttaaaattttttatttaatttagctaACTTTCATCATCATGACTTGCACATTTCTAAATCCTTTGattggttaatttctctccattgattactaggagcgcattttgttttatttttttgtatttcgcAACAACCAATCAGCTCTTAGAAAACAGCATCATACCTAGCAAcgtggtcaaccacacctcactAAGAGGAATGTTTGTCTTCTCCTTGCTCAGAGATGCTTTCAGCAGATAGCTGAATCACTTTTAAACTAAGACTCCTTGGAATTAATTTTTAAGCTGAGAGAAGCTCTCTGATAGGACTCTGGGAAACAATTATAAATatgtcattcattcatcttctataccacttattccattgtaggtcatgggggagctggtgcctatctccagcagtctacgggtgagaggcaaggtacaccctggacaggtcgccaatccatcgcagggcaacacagacatacaggacaaccatgcacacttaagggcaatttagagggaCCAGGtaatctaacagtcatgttttttgactGTGAGAGGAAGACAGAGTAAccggtgagaacatgcaaactccatgcagaaagacccctggccgggagtcgaacccaggactttcttgttgcatggcaacagtgctacccacTGTGCCACCGTCCATTCATTTATCCtttataccgcttattccacagtgggtcatTCTCAATTACAAATATGTGTCTTAGCAAAGTCACCACCGTTCTGTACTTGCAACAACTCCAACATCAGTTTGATTTACTTAGTGGACacttttttataattattaaatatCGACATTTACAATCTATATACAACACtatatttgtaaaatgtgatttttctaATTAGTCTTAAATTAACATCTTAGTTTTGCACTTTGGGTGTAGatgttgcctttttttttaaccaaacattTTCCTAAACCATGGCCAATCTGTGGATTAATCTACTTTTTCTGAAAtcctaaatatttttcatgagcttagtttttaaaaatattcacatGGTCACTATAACATAGCTTTCCatataaatttaaatgttaCTGTGTTTTGCCCCAGGAGTAAAAGTTTTATCAAGTCCTCAGTAGTTAATGTTTACATCTGGAAAGACAAGATTTCAATTCTAAAGTCACATGGTATCGCTTAATGACCTTCACCAGATAACCATCTGCAATCTGACACACATTACTTATCTCTACAATAAAGCTTAATTTAATTACCTATTTATTACCCTTTTTGGGCTTTTTCTATTACTAGATATTGTGTATTCCATgatcattgctgtttttgttatttttaaaatcagaatgaattgattgaattgattttgtaaagtgccttgagtcaacatgtgttgtgaaattgCACTATTTAAATTTACTGAACtgattacaggaaaaacactaaaatgttgaccatttattttttttaatgcagcttGACAACAAGGATCTGGCCTCATCAAATTTTCAATTCCATTTACACTACATATAGTTTGTTGCATGCATTTAGCAAAAGCCCAACATATGATTGTAGAGCATTACATAGATGTTGCTGTAATCAAATCAAATCTTTAAGATATCAACACAAAATCAGAGGAGATAATCACAGAAGTGGTGCAGCACTCACCAACTTGATGATCTGTGAGAAaaagttttcagttttattctatAGCCGATACATCTGAGCAGTTCACTGTTTACGGACACAGCCATATGAAATTGTTGAAATGACATTTAATCTCTTATTACTCAATTAACATAATTTGAAAATCTTACATTTCAGTTAGAATCACATTTCAAATATGTCCATTCTCTCATTTTAAAGGGCAGGGGTTCTTAGTCATACGGTACACAACCTAAATGCACCTGATGACCACTGTTCATTGATCAAAATCATTTTAGTGATTATTGCTGTCAATATCTGCTCTACATGAAATTCACTTAACTACCTTCTCTAGCAACTGCCCTCTTGTTTTTCAGCAGTTCCTCCTCAGCCATGGGACTAATGATGGCCCCCAGCTGGGTGACCACTCTGGGTTTGGTGACATTTTTTACAGTTCGCTCTGTATTCCAGGTGCGGCCCAGTGGTGAGCGGATACAGCTCTCAAACTGTCCATGGTCCTCAAAAGGGAAGGGTAGGGAATGAACCTGGTGGAGGCTGAGGGAGGTGTTCCTCTTCTCAGAGATGATGACACTGGGAAGATGCTGGTCTTTCCTAGGTGGAGGAGGAGCACTCTTAACTCTGAACCGTTTGCGCTTTCTTTTAGGTGGCTTTAAACCCACGCCTCCCCACTCCCCCCAGCCGGGCAGTGTCAGGTCTACCACCTTTGGTTTTCCTTCATCCTCATGCCTCCTTTTATCTTTAAGAAAGGATGAGATGACATCGTCTCCGGCAAAAGCTTCCTTAATCAATTCCCTTTGGTCCAGCTTAGATTCTGGATCATCAGAGTCTGTGGCAGTTGGAGTGAGTGGAACTTTGATAACATTTGTCTCTTTTGTGAGAACCTCTTTCAGCTCTAtacctttcttcttctttttacttTTGCCCATGTGTTTCTCCTCAGACGGCGGGTCTTTGGCGGTGGGAGGATGCCTGGGCTCAGCTGATGGGTCATGATGGAGAAGCTCCAAGTCCTCCACAGTCCTGATCCTCACCAGCCTCTCCTCAAGCTGAGCTGACCCGTCAGTGAAGTCAGCACAGTTGAATACTTCTGTGTCTTTAaagcttttttctcttcctctggagatgattgtgAACTCTGAAAGACAGTCAGAAACCTCTGAATCCTCTGCTGCAGCTCTGTCCTCGGTCATCTCCTCCAGAAAAACACCTCCTGCAATGTCAGACTCCTGAGCTTGATGGAGTTTTCGATTGTTGTCAAACTCTCTGAGGAGGGCCTCCTCTTCTGTTTCCTCAGCCTCCAACTCCTCTTCCTCAGCAGCCACGGTTGACACTACCTGTGCTGCCTCAGTCGTGTCGTTCAGTTGCTTCTGTGTTGGCTCTTCAGTTAGCTTGCCTTTCATCCAAGGATTTGATGCATCTCGCCCATCCACTGCATCATTAACAAAGTCAGGAAGCAAATCAGTCTCACCTGCATCCCCCTCGTCCTGCTCATAATCATCATTCAGTGGCGTCACCAGCTTTTGAGTGAGCTGTCTGTTCATCTCCAGCTGTTGCTGCATGGCTTTGCGAGCCTCTTCATCATATTTGGCCATTATCGCCTTTGATTTGGCCCATTTGCTGCTGTTCTGGTGTTTTAAAGACATCCTCTCCTGCATCCTGGCAAGCTCCATCTTATTTAGCTCCTGCAGGGCTGCTGCTGGGTCCGTTTTTACCATCTGTTCAAAGTGCTTCAGAAACTCTTTCCGCTTGGCCTTGGTCTGTACTTTATGATACTTCTTGCTTTTGATTTTTCTGTCTCTCCGAGCCTTAGCCTCATAATATGACTGGAGGGCCCGAGCTTTTTGCAGTTCTGCACGGCGGATTTTCGCTTCTTCCAGGCTCATGGCCCTTACTGAAGCCTCTTCGGCAGGGGTCAGGATCGGGTCGGTAAAGGGCTGCTTGTTAGCAGACAATAGGGCAAAGATTTCCTGCTCCAGTGGAGTCTGAACATTCCAACCCGCCACCAGTCTCTCTACGGGCCTGGGGCCGGCCGGCTCCTGGCTGAGAGGGAAGAGCAGCTGTTTGGCTCTCTGGTTCTGAGTGATAATGCTGTCCCAGCGGCTCACCTCTGAAGCAGCCTTCTGGAAAGCCATATCCCTCTGGATCTTCTCGGTCTCCTCTTTGCTAAGAGGAGAATTCATGGATTTCTTAACGCGCCGCAGATTCTTTAGTTGCCGTCTGCTTTTAGCGGGGACAGCAGGATTCTTCTCAAAGATCCCGATCAGATCCGATAGTTTCACCTTACCGGGCCCACCGTCAGTGTTC contains the following coding sequences:
- the si:dkey-251i10.3 gene encoding U3 small nucleolar RNA-associated protein 14 homolog A, producing MARVSRKNGIKKTLKGKCSVPLVGLGDQQLLYEEEEDSIDRGEEDIISSEEDEVDHERKRQKLLEGISTLGGKRKRAQGERSEAAVHMSEFTVNTDGGPGKVKLSDLIGIFEKNPAVPAKSRRQLKNLRRVKKSMNSPLSKEETEKIQRDMAFQKAASEVSRWDSIITQNQRAKQLLFPLSQEPAGPRPVERLVAGWNVQTPLEQEIFALLSANKQPFTDPILTPAEEASVRAMSLEEAKIRRAELQKARALQSYYEAKARRDRKIKSKKYHKVQTKAKRKEFLKHFEQMVKTDPAAALQELNKMELARMQERMSLKHQNSSKWAKSKAIMAKYDEEARKAMQQQLEMNRQLTQKLVTPLNDDYEQDEGDAGETDLLPDFVNDAVDGRDASNPWMKGKLTEEPTQKQLNDTTEAAQVVSTVAAEEEELEAEETEEEALLREFDNNRKLHQAQESDIAGGVFLEEMTEDRAAAEDSEVSDCLSEFTIISRGREKSFKDTEVFNCADFTDGSAQLEERLVRIRTVEDLELLHHDPSAEPRHPPTAKDPPSEEKHMGKSKKKKKGIELKEVLTKETNVIKVPLTPTATDSDDPESKLDQRELIKEAFAGDDVISSFLKDKRRHEDEGKPKVVDLTLPGWGEWGGVGLKPPKRKRKRFRVKSAPPPPRKDQHLPSVIISEKRNTSLSLHQVHSLPFPFEDHGQFESCIRSPLGRTWNTERTVKNVTKPRVVTQLGAIISPMAEEELLKNKRAVAREGS